From Toxorhynchites rutilus septentrionalis strain SRP chromosome 2, ASM2978413v1, whole genome shotgun sequence, a single genomic window includes:
- the LOC129766570 gene encoding uncharacterized protein LOC129766570, which yields MSIFDPLGLLSHFLVHGRIIVQDIWRTQAGWDQEIVGDILGKWSRWIAQFNKLERVRINRPYFPGFSTSEIGPLQLHVFVDASEEAYACVAYFRAEIKNQVHCALVMAKSKVAPLKALSIPRLELQGALLGARMKNPSSVRHCGPTRKLFWRGLHQITVDTDSLSPSE from the coding sequence ATGAGCATATTCGATCCACTAGGTCTTCTTTCGCACTTCCTAGTACACGGCCGGATAATAGTGCAAGACATCTGGCGGACACAAGCTGGTTGGGACCAGGAGATCGTCGGAGATATTCTGGGAAAATGGAGTAGATGGATTGCTCAATTTAATAAGCTAGAGAGAGTGCGCATAAACCGACCATATTTCCCGGGATTTTCGACATCCGAGATTGGTCCACTACAACTCCACGTTTTTGTGGATGCGAGCGAGGAAGCCTACGCATGCGTAGCGTATTTTCGAGCAGAAATAAAAAACCAGGTACACTGCGCCCTCGTTATGGCTAAATCGAAGGTGGCGCCACTGAAGGCTTTATCAATTCCACGTTTGGAACTCCAAGGTGCATTACTCGGAGCGAGAATGAAGAACCCATCATCCGTCAGACATTGTGGACCGACTCGGAAACTGTTCTGGCGTGGATTACATCAGATCACCGTCGATACCGACAGTTTGTCGCCTTCAGAGTAG